Genomic window (Halomicrobium zhouii):
AGAAGACGATCTCGAACAGGTCGGTCCCGACCGCGATGGGCACCGGGACGCCGATCAGGTAGAACAGCGCGGGCATGCGGATGAAGCCGCCGCCCACGCCGAGGAAGCCCGACAGGAGCCCGGTCGCGAACGCGACGCCGAGGATCATCCACAGCGAGACCGAGACCCCGCCGCGGAGTGAGATCATCGGCGGCACGCGATAGGACTGGATCGTCTTCGCGATGTCGGGGATGTCGTCGGCGTCGACGTCCGCGTCGGCCGCGTCGTGGTCGACGCCGCCGTCACCGTCGCCCTTCAGCGCTTCGTAGGTCACGAAGAGCCCGATTCCGCCCAGCAGGAAGACGTACGTGACGCTGATGATGCTTCCCGCCATACCGAGTTCCTCGAGGTGGAGGACGACCTCCTTACCGACCTCGATACCGGCGGTCGTCCCGGCGATCATCAACACGCCGAGCTTGTAGTCGACCTGCCCGAGGTCGCGGTGTTTCAGCGTCGCGATGACGGACGTCCCGAAGACGAACGCGAGTCCGCTCCCGACCGCGACGCGCGAGGGGTACCCCATGACCAGGAGGGCTGGCGTCACGAGGAACGACCCGCCCATCCCGAAGAACCCGAACAGAACGCCGATCAGAAGGCCGAACCCGACGAACAGCACGAGCACGGCCAGGCTGATTCCGAATACGTCCATGTTAGTTGTTCTCTATGCGCTCGATCAGTCGATTTCCGACTACCTGTTCCACGAAGCCGTAGCCGACGTAGAGGATCATCGCCTCGAAGAGGACCGCCCCGATGAGGACACCGGCCTGTACCGCCGGTGAGAGCGTTCCGACCTCGATCATCGCTGTCGACCTCCGAATGTGAATGGTTTTGTGAATATCATACCGTTCTGCTCGCTCGATGCTAGCCGGAGGGTGGTAATAGGAGTTTTGGAAAAGACGTACAATATTACTGCAGCGGATGGCACGGGAAACCCACGGAGATATTCTCGTACGTTACGTGAATACGGCCCGATTCGCAGTCCGTCGAAACGAGGGCGAAATAGCCCGAAAATTCGTCACGCGCGCCGTCCAGGAGCGATTCGAAACGCGCACCCCACGCCGGTCGAGGATGTGCGGGTTGCGCTCGAACGCGAGGGGAGAGCGTGACAGGGGACGGCTGTGCGGCGCCAGTGACGGGCCCATGTATTGTGGAATCAAAACAATATTATACGACGGGCGCGACTGTTCGATCATGAGAGCGATCTACGCGACCGACCTCTCGGCGGCGAGCGAAGCGGCAATCGAGAACGAGACCTGTCTCGAGTGTCTCCAGCGCATCGGCGTCGAGACGATTCACCTGGTCACGGTCGTTCCCTCGAACGTCCACGCCGGGATGCCCGGGATGGACCTCGAAGGGCGACGCGAGCGCGGGCTCCGGCAGTACGCGAACGTCATGGAGAACGCCGGCTTCGACGTCGAGACCCACGTCGTCAGGGGGACGCCACACCGCCGGATCAACGGCATCGCCGAGACCGTCCGCGCCGACCTGACCATCGTCGGGTCGCGCGGCCAGAGTCCCCTCGAGAACCGCGTCATCGGGTCGACGGCGCGAAACCTCGCCAGGTCGACCGTCGTGCCGCTGCTGGTCAACCGCATCGAGCGCGCCGAGGACGAACCCGAGGTGCTTCACGAGCACCTGTTCCAGCGCGTCCTCTACGCCACCGACTTCTCCGAGAACGCCGAGCGGGCCTTCGACGCGTTCTCCTACCTCCGGCACGCGACCCAGGAGGCGACGCTCGTCCACGTCCGGTCGCCGAAGGACCAGGGCGCCGAAGACCCCGAGGACCGGCTCGCCGATCTCGCGTCGACGCTCGAAGACTGGGACATCGAGACCGAGACCCGGGTCCGCCAGGGCGACCCGGCCGACGAAATCCTCGCCGTCGAGGACGAGGTGACGCCCACCACGACGCTGGTCGGGTCACGGGGTCGAAGCCGCCTCCGCCGGCTGATGCTCGGGAGCGTCTCCGAGGAGATCGTCGCCCGGGCCGACGGGAACGTCTACCTGGTGCCGCCGCCGCGGACGGCCTGACCTCGTCGGGAGGTATCGCGGGGCGAAACGCTGTCGGATCTTTTTCTCTCGTCCGGACGGCGTTTCGCTGACGGTGTCGTGGACGTGTCCGACTGCTCGAATTCAACTAGTACAGGTAGAGCCCTCGTAGTGCGTTGGTTACGCTTCGATGGTGGCAGCGAGGAAAACAGGCGTATACCAGCCCCGGAAGGAATCCAGAGACACCCCTCTATCGATGTGTTTCGCGGAGCCGGTCCGCAGGAACACACCGGTCTCGATGTGTTCAATATATCACCCCTACGCACAACCGCGGGTGTCAAAAAGGCAGGGTGCTGAAATAATTCTGTGTGCGCCAGATATATCACAGAGAATGGCGATAGTAGGTGTATGGATACGACCGATACGTCCGACAGGATGCCCGGTGAGGACGAGGAGCCACCTGACTTCGATGCGTGGGAGTCGCCGGAGGAACTGCTGAAGGGCGGCCCGACGAGAGAGCGGCTGCTCGATGTCGTGATGCAGTTGCGGGAGCCGACGAAGGTATCGGAGATAGCCGAGCGTGCGGACTGTGACACGGAGACTGCGCGTGATTATCTCGGCTGGTTTACGGAGATGGGAATGGTTCGTGAGCTATCGGGTCGGCCTGTGCGGTACGAGCGGAACGATTCGTATCTACGGTGGCGCAGAGTCGAGCAGATCCGCGAGCAGTATTCGGAGACGGAAATCGTCGAGCGACTCAAGGATACACTCGACACGGCAGAAGCGTACCGGGAGCGCTTCGATGCGGAATCTCCCGGCGAAGTGTCGCTGGTCGATGCAGGTCGCGAAGCCGCTGTCGAGGACGTCTGGGAAGCGATCTCTGACTGGAAGACGGTCGAGGAGCGTGCGGCGTTGCTAGATGCGGCACGTCGTGACGATCTGTCGGGTGGGCGCGCTGGGAGAGTCAATGCCTGAGGATACGACAGGTGGTGTCGGTGGTATCGATAGTGACGTGTTAGAGCGGATCGGTCGGCGGTTGCGCGGGAGCGCCCGGTTCTCGAGCGTCGAGTACTGGCCTCCGTACGCGCCAAACGCCATCGTTGCAGAGTTCGATACGGGGTATTTT
Coding sequences:
- a CDS encoding sulfite exporter TauE/SafE family protein; translation: MDVFGISLAVLVLFVGFGLLIGVLFGFFGMGGSFLVTPALLVMGYPSRVAVGSGLAFVFGTSVIATLKHRDLGQVDYKLGVLMIAGTTAGIEVGKEVVLHLEELGMAGSIISVTYVFLLGGIGLFVTYEALKGDGDGGVDHDAADADVDADDIPDIAKTIQSYRVPPMISLRGGVSVSLWMILGVAFATGLLSGFLGVGGGFIRMPALFYLIGVPVPIAVGTDLFEIVFSGGIGSFLYAMDGGVDLSIVLPLLAGSALGARVGSAATSIVDEGDIKVYFGLMLLGGSLAVAVREIGNVYGIGVFDTVSLVLILGSALLVSGAVVYSSVTALREESGSPSHALD
- a CDS encoding DUF7512 family protein — its product is MIEVGTLSPAVQAGVLIGAVLFEAMILYVGYGFVEQVVGNRLIERIENN
- a CDS encoding universal stress protein — translated: MRAIYATDLSAASEAAIENETCLECLQRIGVETIHLVTVVPSNVHAGMPGMDLEGRRERGLRQYANVMENAGFDVETHVVRGTPHRRINGIAETVRADLTIVGSRGQSPLENRVIGSTARNLARSTVVPLLVNRIERAEDEPEVLHEHLFQRVLYATDFSENAERAFDAFSYLRHATQEATLVHVRSPKDQGAEDPEDRLADLASTLEDWDIETETRVRQGDPADEILAVEDEVTPTTTLVGSRGRSRLRRLMLGSVSEEIVARADGNVYLVPPPRTA
- a CDS encoding DUF7342 family protein, yielding MDTTDTSDRMPGEDEEPPDFDAWESPEELLKGGPTRERLLDVVMQLREPTKVSEIAERADCDTETARDYLGWFTEMGMVRELSGRPVRYERNDSYLRWRRVEQIREQYSETEIVERLKDTLDTAEAYRERFDAESPGEVSLVDAGREAAVEDVWEAISDWKTVEERAALLDAARRDDLSGGRAGRVNA